In Astatotilapia calliptera chromosome 23, fAstCal1.2, whole genome shotgun sequence, a genomic segment contains:
- the cenpl gene encoding centromere protein L: protein MERPQNSVVRTPIESIVAQRRSKNKSYRQSYRSCLGAASRLGHAPGWTARRLNTSRRTKSHNITEKVNPEDLALLVKTEWQLSYVTPLYQFRHTQLRSYSRQLSAFITAEKQQGLAVEVEGAQTSFRVSFSVVQGLGETDDDAETVLVQIHSKPVFAGKDEAQKLVWSGWLTCINGNPEYLHSLPKDFTCLPLFGSRGAENLTSLVKSWFQQTFDCCFGPLEINQTFLQWLTALWTNCHIESSIQHLKMIWTLPVEPPLQITYTVNPQDAWELWNSVRTPSLESREEEETARSIDIEEVTRFMQGLMSHFYRHFRLDLSAGRLSQVSSALGSAKFSGRVKMSNSRYVLTTLSLLTECALLKMPI from the exons ATGGAGCGACCTCAAAACAG tgtggTGAGGACTCCCATCGAAAGCATTGTGGCCCAGAGGAGgagcaaaaataaaagctaCAGACAGTCATACCGCAGCTGCCTAGGCGCTGCTTCAAGGCTCGGCCACGCCCCAGGATGGACAGCGCGGAGGCTCAACACCAGCAGAAGAACAAAGTCACACAATATCACT GAGAAGGTGAATCCAGAGGATCTGGCCTTACTGGTGAAGACAGAGTGGCAGCTATCGTACGTTACACCGCTCTACCAGTTCAGACACACCCAGCTCAGGAGCTACTCGAGGCAGCTTTCGGCATTTATTACTGCAGAGAAGCAGCAGGGTTTGGCAGTGGAGGTTGAGGGAGCGCAGACCAGCTTCAGAGTTTCCTTCTCTGTGGTGCAGGGGCTGGGAGAGACGGACGATGATGCTGAGACGGTCCTCGTACAG ATCCATTCAAAGCCAGTGTTTGCAGGGAAGGATGAGGCGCAGAAGTTGGTGTGGAGCGGCTGGCTGACCTGCATCAATGGCAATCCTGAATATCTTCACTCGCTTCCGAAGGACTTCACCTGTCTGCCGCTCTTTGGCAGCCGTGGGGCTGAGAATCTCACCTCGTTGGTCAAATCCTGGTTTCAGCAGACCTTTGACTGCTGCTTTGGCCCTCTGGAAATCAACCAGACCTTCCTGCAGTGGCTAACGGCATTATGGACTAACTGCCACATAGAGTCCAGCATCCAGCATCTCAAAATGATTTGGACTCTTCCGGTTGAGCCACCGTTGCAGATCACCTACACAGTTAACCCTCAAGATGCGTGGGAGCTGTGGAACAGTGTGAGGACCCCTTCACTGGagagcagggaggaggaggagacggcGAGAAGCATTGACATCGAGGAGGTGACGAGGTTCATGCAGGGCCTAATGAGCCACTTCTACAGGCATTTCAGATTGGACCTGTCAGCAGGACGCCTGAGTCAGGTCTCATCTGCACTGGGATCAGCCAAGTTCAGCGGCAGGGTCAAG atgTCCAACAGCAGATATGTCCTCACAACCCTATCACTGCTGACAGAGTGTGCCCTTCTCAAAATGCCCATCTGA
- the LOC113015782 gene encoding FUN14 domain-containing protein 1 isoform X2: MHPTFIFMTSSQSDLQSCCILSNKVVKLLEAQSSKMKAFQLTWQRHHNVGVVYLCQHPDDITSFSKMATADEREAGQDDPESEDEVYEVVDLTEYARRHQWWSRVFGNNSGPIAEKYSVATQLMMGGVTGWCAGYVFQRVGKIAATAIGGGFLLLQIANHSGYVQVDWKKVEKDVNKAKKHLKKKANKAAPEINTFIEEATDFIKRNIVLSSGFVGGFFLGLAS, from the exons ATGCACCCaacctttatttttatgacGTCTTCACAGTCAGACTTGCAGAGTTGCTGCATTTTATCAAATAAAGTTGTTAAACTGCTTGAAGCCCAATCAAgcaaaatgaaagcatttcaaCTGACGTGGCAGCGGCATCATAATGTGGGCGTGGTTTATCTTTGTCAACATCCTGATGACATAACTAGTTTCTCCAAAATGGCGACGGCGGATGAGAGAGAAg CGGGCCAGGACGACCCAGAGAGCGAAGATGAGGTTTATGAGGTTGTGGACCTGACTGAGTATGCCCGGAGGCACCAGTGGTGGAGTAGAGTGTTTGGGAACAATTCCGGCCCCATTGCTGAGAAGTACTCCGTGGCCACTCAGCTCATGATGGGAGGAGTGACTGGATG GTGTGCAGGTTATGTCTTCCAGAGAGTTGGGAAGATAGCAGCTACTGCTATTGGTGGCGGGTTCCTTCTTTTACAG ATTGCCAATCACAGTGGCTACGTGCAGGTGGACTGGAAGAAGGTGGAGAAGGATGTGAACAAAGCAAAGAAGCATCTGAAGAAGAAGGCAAACAAAGCAGCCCCAGAAATCAACACATTCATTGAGGAG GCGACAGATTTCATAAAGAGGAACATCGTCCTGTCCAGCGGGTTTGTCGGCGGCTTCTTTTTGGGATTGGCTTCCTAA
- the LOC113015782 gene encoding FUN14 domain-containing protein 1 isoform X1 translates to MHPTFIFMTSSQSDLQSCCILSNKVVKLLEAQSSKMKAFQLTWQRHHNVGVVYLCQHPDDITSFSKMATADEREAGQDDPESEDEVYEVVDLTEYARRHQWWSRVFGNNSGPIAEKYSVATQLMMGGVTGWCAGYVFQRVGKIAATAIGGGFLLLQIANHSGYVQVDWKKVEKDVNKAKKHLKKKANKAAPEINTFIEEVKATDFIKRNIVLSSGFVGGFFLGLAS, encoded by the exons ATGCACCCaacctttatttttatgacGTCTTCACAGTCAGACTTGCAGAGTTGCTGCATTTTATCAAATAAAGTTGTTAAACTGCTTGAAGCCCAATCAAgcaaaatgaaagcatttcaaCTGACGTGGCAGCGGCATCATAATGTGGGCGTGGTTTATCTTTGTCAACATCCTGATGACATAACTAGTTTCTCCAAAATGGCGACGGCGGATGAGAGAGAAg CGGGCCAGGACGACCCAGAGAGCGAAGATGAGGTTTATGAGGTTGTGGACCTGACTGAGTATGCCCGGAGGCACCAGTGGTGGAGTAGAGTGTTTGGGAACAATTCCGGCCCCATTGCTGAGAAGTACTCCGTGGCCACTCAGCTCATGATGGGAGGAGTGACTGGATG GTGTGCAGGTTATGTCTTCCAGAGAGTTGGGAAGATAGCAGCTACTGCTATTGGTGGCGGGTTCCTTCTTTTACAG ATTGCCAATCACAGTGGCTACGTGCAGGTGGACTGGAAGAAGGTGGAGAAGGATGTGAACAAAGCAAAGAAGCATCTGAAGAAGAAGGCAAACAAAGCAGCCCCAGAAATCAACACATTCATTGAGGAGGTAAAG GCGACAGATTTCATAAAGAGGAACATCGTCCTGTCCAGCGGGTTTGTCGGCGGCTTCTTTTTGGGATTGGCTTCCTAA
- the LOC113015782 gene encoding FUN14 domain-containing protein 1 isoform X3, whose product MSNNRKAGQDDPESEDEVYEVVDLTEYARRHQWWSRVFGNNSGPIAEKYSVATQLMMGGVTGWCAGYVFQRVGKIAATAIGGGFLLLQIANHSGYVQVDWKKVEKDVNKAKKHLKKKANKAAPEINTFIEEVKATDFIKRNIVLSSGFVGGFFLGLAS is encoded by the exons atgAGCAATAATCGAAAAG CGGGCCAGGACGACCCAGAGAGCGAAGATGAGGTTTATGAGGTTGTGGACCTGACTGAGTATGCCCGGAGGCACCAGTGGTGGAGTAGAGTGTTTGGGAACAATTCCGGCCCCATTGCTGAGAAGTACTCCGTGGCCACTCAGCTCATGATGGGAGGAGTGACTGGATG GTGTGCAGGTTATGTCTTCCAGAGAGTTGGGAAGATAGCAGCTACTGCTATTGGTGGCGGGTTCCTTCTTTTACAG ATTGCCAATCACAGTGGCTACGTGCAGGTGGACTGGAAGAAGGTGGAGAAGGATGTGAACAAAGCAAAGAAGCATCTGAAGAAGAAGGCAAACAAAGCAGCCCCAGAAATCAACACATTCATTGAGGAGGTAAAG GCGACAGATTTCATAAAGAGGAACATCGTCCTGTCCAGCGGGTTTGTCGGCGGCTTCTTTTTGGGATTGGCTTCCTAA